One window from the genome of Pantoea cypripedii encodes:
- a CDS encoding MATE family efflux transporter: MQKYLTEARQLLALAIPVILAQVAQTAMGFVDTIMAGSVSATDMAAVAVGTSIWLPAILFGHGLLLALTPTVAQLNGSGRRERIAEQVRQGYWLALFVALLIMLVLWNAGYLIRAMHDIDPLLAAKAEGYLHALLFGAPGYLFFQVARNQCEGLSKTKPGMVLGFLGLLTNIPLNYVFIYGHFGMPALGGVGCGVATASVYWVMFLVMRFWLKRMGSMRDIRMATGWSAPSRVILSRLFTLGLPVALALFFEVTLFAVVALMVSPLGIVKVAGHQIALNFSSLMFVLPLSLGVATTIRVGYRLGQRSPEQARVAAWTAQVVGISMAAITALFTVTFRHHIAALYTANPEVITLAAQLMLLAAIYQFSDSIQVIGSGILRGYKDTRSIFFITLIAYWVLGLPVGYILGLTDLIVPRLGPAGFWCGFIVGLTSAAIMMIWRIRRLQRLPAQVILTRAAR; encoded by the coding sequence GTGCAGAAGTATTTAACAGAAGCGCGTCAATTGCTGGCCCTTGCGATCCCGGTCATCCTTGCTCAGGTTGCCCAGACGGCGATGGGGTTTGTGGATACCATTATGGCCGGGTCGGTAAGCGCTACGGATATGGCTGCCGTTGCGGTCGGCACCTCTATCTGGCTGCCCGCCATTCTGTTTGGTCATGGTTTGCTACTGGCATTGACGCCCACCGTTGCGCAACTCAACGGTTCAGGACGCCGCGAGCGCATTGCTGAGCAGGTTCGTCAGGGATACTGGCTGGCGCTGTTTGTGGCCTTGCTGATTATGCTGGTGTTGTGGAACGCCGGGTATTTGATCCGAGCCATGCATGACATCGACCCGTTGCTGGCAGCCAAAGCTGAAGGTTACCTCCATGCCCTGCTGTTTGGTGCGCCGGGCTATCTGTTTTTTCAGGTAGCGCGTAACCAATGTGAAGGGTTATCAAAAACCAAACCCGGCATGGTGCTGGGCTTCCTCGGTTTGCTGACCAACATCCCGCTGAACTACGTGTTCATCTACGGGCACTTTGGCATGCCCGCGCTGGGGGGTGTCGGCTGCGGTGTGGCGACGGCTTCAGTTTATTGGGTGATGTTCCTGGTGATGCGCTTCTGGCTGAAACGCATGGGCAGTATGCGCGATATTCGCATGGCGACTGGCTGGTCCGCACCGTCGCGGGTGATTCTGTCCCGTCTGTTTACCCTTGGGCTGCCGGTGGCGCTGGCGCTGTTCTTTGAAGTGACCCTGTTCGCCGTGGTGGCGTTGATGGTGTCGCCATTGGGTATCGTTAAGGTGGCCGGGCACCAGATTGCGCTGAACTTCAGTTCACTGATGTTCGTGCTGCCGTTGTCACTCGGCGTGGCAACCACCATCCGTGTGGGTTACCGACTGGGTCAGAGGTCGCCAGAGCAGGCACGCGTGGCGGCATGGACCGCACAAGTCGTAGGCATCAGTATGGCCGCCATCACCGCGCTGTTTACCGTGACCTTCCGCCATCATATCGCAGCGTTGTACACCGCTAACCCGGAAGTCATCACGCTGGCTGCGCAATTGATGTTACTGGCGGCGATTTATCAGTTCTCGGATTCGATTCAGGTGATAGGCAGCGGTATTTTACGTGGCTATAAAGATACCCGTTCGATCTTCTTTATCACCCTGATTGCTTACTGGGTGCTGGGGCTGCCGGTTGGCTATATCCTGGGGCTGACGGACCTTATCGTCCCGCGGCTCGGACCGGCCGGATTCTGGTGTGGCTTTATCGTCGGGTTAACCTCGGCAGCGATCATGATGATTTGGCGTATTCGTCGTTTGCAGCGTCTGCCCGCACAGGTGATTCTGACACGCGCCGCCCGCTAA
- a CDS encoding riboflavin synthase subunit alpha produces MFTGIVQGKAEIVAIEEKELFRTHIVKLPEELLPGLALGASVANNGCCLTVTAIDGDQVSFDLIKETLRITNLGELQVGDWVNIERAAKFSDEIGGHLMSGHIMTTAEICKIIQSENNREVWFKLQDPAQIKYILHKGFVGIDGISLTVGDVTKSKFCVHLIPETLERTTLGAKKLGHKVNIEIDPHTQAIVETVERVLAQREAAALAQRPSDESE; encoded by the coding sequence ATGTTTACTGGAATTGTGCAGGGTAAGGCAGAGATTGTTGCTATTGAAGAAAAAGAGCTGTTTCGCACTCACATCGTAAAATTGCCGGAAGAGTTGCTGCCGGGGCTGGCGCTGGGTGCGTCGGTTGCCAACAATGGCTGCTGTCTGACGGTGACGGCGATTGATGGCGACCAGGTAAGCTTTGACTTAATCAAAGAAACCTTGCGTATTACCAACCTGGGAGAATTGCAGGTGGGTGATTGGGTCAATATTGAACGTGCGGCGAAATTTAGCGATGAAATTGGCGGCCATTTGATGTCTGGCCATATTATGACCACCGCTGAGATCTGCAAAATTATTCAGTCGGAAAACAACCGTGAGGTGTGGTTTAAATTACAGGACCCGGCGCAGATCAAATATATTCTGCATAAAGGTTTTGTCGGCATTGACGGCATCAGCCTGACCGTAGGCGACGTGACGAAGAGTAAATTCTGTGTGCACCTGATCCCGGAAACGCTGGAACGCACCACGCTGGGCGCGAAAAAGCTGGGGCATAAAGTGAATATCGAGATCGACCCGCATACCCAGGCGATTGTCGAAACCGTCGAGCGCGTACTGGCGCAGCGTGAAGCCGCCGCCCTGGCTCAGCGTCCGTCCGACGAGAGCGAATAA